Genomic segment of Caretta caretta isolate rCarCar2 chromosome 4, rCarCar1.hap1, whole genome shotgun sequence:
gaaccagacagagattatgcagacaaacaatagggaaatggggactacagtgatagaacaacacagaaatgaggatttcacatcccagctattaataagtgagttcttgccaggcaggatgctatcaaactaagtttccttttacatcttttaggcacttccctttctctggaggcgataggcactatcaggacaggattgtatttctaacagcccaatagcaccttatttcaatgtgactagtttggaatgtgaggaggtgaccagtcgcttcccagcttatggctgcctctgttgcttagccaaaggccttagcctaagaacggggcctcagactgtcacagtaagagaaggaccttacactggcagacagtgattttgattctttcttttatacctctgtagCTAGCCAAgtaataagaatacacctaaattcttagagtataggcctttacagacaggcctgaatatctatatcctaacacggGGGGCTCCCCACCCACCAAgagggacctgactgaggggtcctgttttctgtatctacaagctctgttttagattgTGTTCCTCTCGTCTAATAAAcctttctgttttactggctggctgagagtcacagtgagttgcaggaagtggggggtgcaggggcctGACTCctccacactccgtgacaactggtggaagcggtgggatctactgcaccccatggatggcacttcctgcagtaagtgactggggagcagtaaaatgaagggggattaATGAGaaccaggcatgctgaaggctcagagaggagctacgcttaacccctgggagtgtgtgaccagcaagAAGGACTGTTGCAGTAAGGGGATCCCCCTGGGGACTGCTGCAAGCGGTTTTAGGGGCGGAGAAGTCTGCAGCTTGACCCTGGGAAAGATGTGGTGACCTGGAGAAAGGCTGGCACAGTAGGGGTTCTTCCTGGAAaccctggggagctgagagcacacaggcctgcgagtccacaacaacttgggaacagcGGGGAGATGAATAACCATCTCTTTAAGAGAGATCTTGTAGAGCTGTGCAAGGAGAAAGGGCTTCGCAGAGGGAAGGCCACCAAAGCATTGCTGATTGCCCAGCCGAAGGAGGAGTATagctgggaggagctgatccCTGTCCCTAAGGGAAGCAGCCTGGAAGATGCAGCGCCAGCACTGGTGTCTGTCCGGGCTGGGAgtggtcagactgctgccgagggcATTCCAAGGCCCCTCCCACCTATGGCTATGGGAGGGGCTAGAGGCATCCAGGCGAACCCCAGGGACACCATGACCCCCAtggccagcaggggatcctcacAGCCAAGCTCCTCATCGCTGGAGCTGAGGCGGTTGGAATGGGAAAGGGAGATAAAACTGAAAGAGCTGGAGGATTGGAAGAAACAGCGGCAGCATGAACGGGAGTTGGCAAAGTTGAGGAGCAGAGAGCCCCCCACTGCAGTGAGTGAAGGACCGAGGACTACATGGAACTTTGATAAGCGCATCCTGTCCCAGTTTAAGGAAGGGGAGGACATAGATGAATTCCTGATGGCCTTTGAGAAGGCCTGCGGGCTGCACAGAGTTGATCTGGCAGACAGGCTCTGGTTTCttacccccttactggaccccaaagccgtagTGATGTACAACCaaatggaaggggtggaggcaggggactatgaactgttcaaataGGCCCTGTTATGCAAGTTTGGAATGACTCCCGAGGCGTACCAGAAAAGTTCCAGAGTCAGCGTAAAACCCCTGAGGACACATATCTGGAACTGATCCTCCAAATGGAGGAATATGTCCACAAGTGAGCAGATGGGTCCCAGACTAAGGAGGACATGGTTAAACTGGTTGTACTGGAACCCCTGTATGAACATTGCCCATCCGACTTGAGGatatggttggtggacaaaaagccagAGGACCTGCAGAGTGCAGGGCAGCTGGCCAACGATTTTGTGGACAGCCGGTCAGGGGGTGGAACGGAGGAGTCCGAAAAGAATAAGCCCAccacagtgcagagagagagtcaccctGGGACCCCCCAAAGAGGGAATGTAGAGACCCTCTCTCCAggggaacaaccagcaccaggaCCAACTGACTGGCTCACGGGGACCAATGGACTGAGCAAATCGAACCCtcacagggttaactgggtagggacccagccggaggaggggcaggcTTCCCAGGCACATGGAGCTAGCAGCTTACCAACTGCTCAGGAGGGAGGAGTTTCCCAGACCAGCTTCGCTGGGGGGCTTGATGCTCCGGACTCAAGGttctcagtttacagggtgggcgcggggctgtccctgcGGAGcaagtgccttgttcccctggaggtggatagaaggaaggtcaatggatattGGGACACAGGTGCTGAGGTGCCGCTGGCCCAGCTCGAGATGGTGGCTCCAGATCGGGTATTGCCCAATACCTACCTGACGCTGACAGGCATGAGCGGGACTCCATTCAAGGTGCCTGTAGCGAGGGTAcatctgaaatggggggccatGGAGGGCCCCAAAGACATGGGGGTGCACCATCATTTGCCCACTAAGGTGTTGATGGGGGGTGACCTAGAGGATTGGCTAAGCAACCCCCAGAACGCCTTAGTTGTGAGCCAGAGCCAGCGAGGGGCACTATGCCCTGACATCGGGGAGGGTACCTCACTGGAggtgcaggaccctaccctggtggggagggagtgcacaGGGACAAGGCTCAGAGGGGCTGTGGCTTCAGACCCAGCCAGTGAGAGGGAGCaggcccccatcccttccccagctgctgagttccaggccgagttgcagaaagatccctccttgcagaAGCTAAGGGACCTGGCTGGCCTCAGTGTAGCACAGACCATGGGGAGaggttgccaggagaggttcctgtgggagaagggattcctgtaccaagaatgggcttccccaggggaagtggagtcATGGGGTCCCCCAGAACTGTCACTGCAAactactgtacctggcccatgacatccctcTCGCAGGACACCAGGGAATCCGGAGTACCAGGCAGAggctgctacagaacttttactggacTGGAGTCTTTAATACTGCCCGGGTCAAGGGGAAagtggctttgagacctttgctcatcatagaggagccttttcaGAAGATGGCTGTGGACATAGTGGGGCCTCTCAGAAAGACAACCCAGtcagggaagaaatacattctggtggtggtagatttcgctacccgttaccccgaggcagtgcctttagcttccattgaagcagacaccatgGCAGATGCGctgctgaccattttcagccgagtgaggttccccaaggaagtcttgacagaccaggGATCCAACTTCATGTCAGCCCTGCTCCAATGCTTGTAGGAGAAATTTGGGCTCCGGCACATCTGGGCCTCAGCATATCACCCCCAGTCCAGTGgcctggtggagaggttcaattgAACTCTAaggatgatgctgaaaacctttatgaaccagcacccacaggattgggacaagtatttacctcacctgctgttcgcgtacagggaagTGCTCCAGGAATCTACTGGGTTTTCGCCTTTTGAACTGTTATACGGAAGAAGGATAAAGgggcccctggacctgatgagagacgaaaGGGAGGGGAAAGCCACTCCCAATGGAGAATCAGTGATGGAGTATGTCTTGACCTTCCGAGAAAGACTTGCTGAGCTTGTGGGCTTGGCCAAGGAGAATCTgaccagagcccagaggaagcagaaggtctggtataaCCGCAGGGCGCGGGCCCACGCCTATGCCACCGGGGACCAGGTGATGGTTCTCCTCCCCCgtgagaaaaaacaaactacaaGCTGCCTGTGAaagccctttcaaggttgtcaagcaactaaatgaggtaaactatgtggtggaacTGTCTAACCGGGCACACCGCCActaggtgtaccatattaatatgatgaagccatattatgacAGGGGGAATGTGGTTTTGGCCGTGTGTAGgcattgggaggagcagggagatgacccttcaGTAGATCTATTCCTTgagacaggagctggctcctCCATGGAAACAGTTCCCCTCTCTGATCAGTTAAcacctgcccagcaagctgagatcagaggggtgctgcatttgtaccaacagctgttttccaaccagcctggactcgctaatctgactgtccaccggatGGAGACAGGATCGCATCATCCTATAAGATGCTCTCCCTTCCGAgacacagggaaaactgctcaggacctggaaagagaggtcagtgacatgctggctttgggggtgatccagccatcttcTAGCCCTTGGGCCTCTCCTGTGGTgttggtccccaaaaaggatcgATTGATCTGGTTCTGTGTGGATTATCGGAAGCTTAATGCCATCACCGTGTCTGATACCTActccatgcccaggcctgatgagctcctagagaagctgggaggagctcaCTACCTTACCACTATGgatcttacaaagggctactggcaagtgccactGGATGCAGATGCCAGACTGAAATATGcttttatcacccctctggggctctatgagttcctggcACTGCTTTTCGGCCTCAAGGGGGCGCCTGctaccttccagcgcctggtggatcagctactgagggggatggagagttttgctgtggcatacattgatgacatctgtgtctttagccagacctgggaggaccatgtgtcccaggttaaacaagtgctggaccgactccaggaggCTGGGCTGACCATACaagctgagaagtgcaaggtggggatggccaAAGTATCTTACCTTGGCCACCGGGTCGGGAGCGgctgcctaaagccggaaccatccacaaaagcttatgcccaaataaatgttagtctttaaggtgccaccggactcctcgttctttttgtggatacagactaacacagctaccccctgatacttgatagtatagaccaggggtcggcaacctatggcacgcgtgccaaacaCGGCAcgcaagccaatttttaatggcacgctgctgtctgccggacCTTGGCATTTATACAGAACAacaagaggacctgcgaggtggattcatggcaccaggagagcagagttgcagcagaagtggtggatgaggaCGATTAgttgttctgtataaatatctattctcgtggcatccgttgtcatccactgcttccgctgcaactctgctctcctgctcacaccacaccacggcaagcatggagcccgctcagctcaccgctgcggTTGTGAGCATtctaaacaccttgcgcattacaCGCAGTATgagcagaacctgcaaaagcaggcgaggaggcgacgacaGGGCGTTCcggatagtgatgaggacatggacgcagacttctctcaaagcacgggccctggcattgtgggcatcatggtggtaatggggcaggtccATGCTGTGgcatgccgattctgggctcgggaaacaaacaCATAATGTTGCCGGTCTGGGATGATTCTcaatggctgcaaaactttcgcatgcgtaagggcactttcatggaactttgtgacttgctttcccctaccctgaagcgccagaataccaagatgagagcagccctcacagttcacaagcgagtggcgatagccctgtgtaagcttgcaacgccagacagctaccggtcagtcgggaatcaatttggagtgggtaaatctactgtgagggctgctgtgatgcaagtagccaacgcaatcattgagctgctgctatcaagggtagtgactctgggaaatgtgcaggtcatagtggatggcttttccacaatggggttccctaactgtggtggggcgatagacggaatgcgTATCCCAaacttgggaccagaccaccaaggcagccagtacataaaccgaaagagGTACTTtttaatggtgctgcaagcactggtggatcacaagggatgtttcaccgacatcaacatgggatagCTGGGAAAGgcgcatgacgcttgcatcttcaggaaatctggtctgtatgaacagctgcagcaagggacttacttcccagaccagaaaattatcgttggggatgttgaaatgcctatagttatccttggggacccagcctaccccttactgccatggctcatgaagccatacacaggcaccctggacagtagtcaggagcagttcaactataggctgagcaagtgcagaatggtggtagaatgtgcatttggacatctAAAAGTTCGCTGGCACTGTTTACTGACTTgtttagacctcagcaaaaccaatattcccatttttaatgctgcttgctgtgtgttccacaatatctgtgagtaagggggagacatttatggcggggtgggagggtaaggcaaatcacctggcggctgattacatgcagccagacatcagggccattagaagagcacagctgggcaccctgcacatcagagaagctttgaaaaccagttcatgactggctaggctacggtttgacagttctgtttgtttctccatgatgaaaacccgcccccttgattcactctacttccctgtaagccaaccgacctcccactttcagaggcaataaagtcattattgtttcaaaatcatgcattctttattaattcatcatacaaatagggggaaaacttgCAGgtgtagcccaggaggggtgagtgaggagggaagcaccgggtggggtggtggataaggggggaagggaaggacaaggccccactacagttcaaaacttattgaatgccagccttctggtgCTTGGggaatcctctggggtggagtggctgggtgcctgtagCCTTCACCCACCACGTTCTTGTGCGTCTgtgtgaggaggatatggaacttggggaggagggcaggcggttacacaggggctgcagtggtggtctgtgctcctgctgcctttcctgaagctccaccagatgcctaaGCATAttagtttgctcccccattaggctcagcattgcaaccTGCCTCCTCTCAGCATGCTCCATGGGtaatgaacagttcctggctgctggggagaaaggaTTCTCCGCTTGCCTACTGTGCACTATCCtcaaccaccacctcctcctcctcatccacacaATCCTcaccctgttgtgtgagactcccccgtTGCAGGTGTCCCTGGACAGGGGTCGAGTAGTCTTAGGGGGCCCCCCTTAGAATTGcctgcagctcatcatagaagcggcatgtatggggctcatatcagggttggaagggacctcaggaggtcatctagtccaaccccctgctcaaagcaggaccaatccccaactaaataatcccagccaaggctttgtcaagcctgaccttaaaaacttctaaggaaggagattccaccacctccctaggtaacgcattccagtgtttcaccaccctcctagtgaagaagggtgcccttggtgaatccatgctgactcttcctgatcactttcctttcctctaagtgcttcagaattgattccttgaggacctgctccgtgatttttccagggactgaggtgaggctgactggcctgtagttcccaggatcctcctccttcccttttttaaagatgggcactacattag
This window contains:
- the LOC142071823 gene encoding uncharacterized protein LOC142071823, with protein sequence MVKLVVLEPLYEHCPSDLRIWLVDKKPEDLQSAGQLANDFVDSRSGGGTEESEKNKPTTVQRESHPGTPQRGNVETLSPGEQPAPGPTDWLTGTNGLSKSNPHRVNWVGTQPEEGQASQAHGASSLPTAQEGGVSQTSFAGGLDAPDSRFSVYRVGAGLSLRSKCLVPLEVDRRKVNGYWDTGAEVPLAQLEMVAPDRVLPNTYLTLTGMSGTPFKVPVARVHLKWGAMEGPKDMGVHHHLPTKVLMGGDLEDWLSNPQNALVVSQSQRGALCPDIGEGTSLEVQDPTLVGRECTGTRLRGAVASDPASEREQAPIPSPAAEFQAELQKDPSLQKLRDLAGLSVAQTMGRGCQERFLWEKGFLYQEWASPGEVESWGPPELSLQTTVPGP